From Aegilops tauschii subsp. strangulata cultivar AL8/78 chromosome 5, Aet v6.0, whole genome shotgun sequence:
GTTGGCACCGCGGAGGGTACCCAAGTCATATTTGTAAGCACGTGTGCTGGTTCCTACATGGTCGATCTCAAGTCTCGACAAGTCAGGAAGGTGTCTCGTCCGGGCAGAATAATCTTTCCCTACATGAGCTTCTACCTCCCAGGTAATACCGTATTACTTATGCGCATATACATAATCCTCTGCAATCTGTCAGTGGCACTTAGCAATATGACATGAAAATATGGTTCTTAGCAAGTAACTTTACACATGATGACATATGTGCTCAAGAAAGATAGGTGAGTCCAAGTCCATATATCTTAATGATTCTATGAACGCCTGTGTTTTCTTTAGGAACTTGTCGGTCCTTGTGATTGGCGAGTAAGCAAAATGTACATTGAGCTGAACATGATTCACCAATTGATTGATTTTACATTCAAATTTCTCTCATTTTTGCAGCAATGGAAGCAGCTTCTACGGGCCAGGGGCAGTGAGCTGGTGTTCAAGTGTTTGCCAAGCTCTAGTTGCTGGTGCATGCACTTCTGGATCAAGGAGAAGGTGGCTGTGGTGTTAGATATGGCACAAGTGAGTGCGGCTCTGGATCTGTAGGAAGTGGTTGTTCTGTAGTAACTTTCTATAGGCCGGGTTAAGGTAGGGCCAATGCTGCCTGTCTTAGTATTGGTGTATGGAACTTCGTTTAGGATGCTGTTGCTTAGGGATGCAGAGCTGCGCCCGATCCGCGCTGCTCGGTAGTCAAAATTGATCAGGTTAGTTGTAATCGCCCTGCTCGGACTTAGTTCAGTTTGCTCCTTGTTTGGAAGTTGTTGCTTTCATGGTTGCAGTCATGTTGGAACTCTGCTTAAGAAGTGCTTGCTTCCGTGCTTGCAATTTGTAAAGATTTTTAGGTTCAGTCAGTTTGTAGACTTTCCCAGTCTGCGGTAGAAGTACATGCGGACTTCTTAGGTAAATCAGACTTTCAGGTGGAATCGACATTGCATAGATGTGTCTCTGAATACAAAAAATGATTGACTTGAAAGTATATATATAAGAACAACCGGTATACAGGTGAGATCAGCAGAGCAGTTAGTTCCTAGGTCAAAAACAATTGACACATGTACATGGTGTCAGCATCTAGCTAGTGTCAGAATCAGCAGCTGAATTAACCAGCCACTGACCAAAAGAATGAGCGAATTACGCAAGCTAACTCTCCAGAGAGCCTCCAAATCAAGATCAAACTCGAGCTCATCCTTGCTGTTTGATTCTTCAGAGAGCCGGGTGCTGCTTTTCAACTACCAAGCAGTCTCATTGTCATCTGGCGTTGCAGCATTGAGCGCTCCCAGACTGCAGCTTCCTCCAGAGGCAGATCATGTGCTGCGGCGACTGGTAGTGCGCGGTGTAGTAGCCGTCGAAGCAGCCGGCCTGGAAGAACTTGACGTCGTGCAAATACTCCACTGGTTGGCGAGTCTTGCTGAACTTCTGAACCCACATGCCCATGCTCACATCTTCCATCTTGAACAGCTGCAATAATCAGGGGGAAGCACACCCGTTTGTTAGGCTTTCGACACACTACACAGACGTTTCAAAATTTAGTTACTGACAAGGGGTGGTAATGACTTACTCTCAGCGCCTGGTTGTCAAACTCGGATACGATGTACTCAGCGATGTCTGATGAAATCACATAGCCCGGTCCGTTTGCGTAAGGTGGGTATACTTCCTCTTCCCATTCCTGAAAAGGGGCAGAAATTTGCCACAATTATGACACGTACGTTTTTTCTGAAAAGAAATATCATACTCTAATACCACTACCAGGTATTATTGTAAAATATAGCACCCTGTGTTGATAGGTTGATCAATAATTCATTTGCAAGCATAATCATAGCTCCAGCTACCAGGTAAACCCATGCTTGCTTTAGGAAAGGCAGAGGCTAGCATGAACGCACTAAAAACATTAGACTGGAAAGGGGAACTAACAGATATGACCCATAAAGTATTAATATGCTGAATAATGGAAGTCAAGTCACACCAATCCAGGAATTTGCATGGCCCAACACACAAGGATTCTTTCAGTTTTTTATTAAAAGGAAAAGCATGCTACAAGTAATTGCAAAGGAAGCTGCATCATATCATACCTCGTACGTTACAGCCCACTTTCCAGATCGCAGAGGCCTGTGGTAGTAGTTTATGTTCCCCACATACATGCTCCCCCCATTCTTAACTTTCTTCACTTGATCCAACACCGCGTCAATTCTAACAAATGTGTCGTCGTCACACTTCATTACGTATTTCGCTTGCACAACTCGCACCTAAAAATGAAATAGACAAGGTCAGAATGAGCATTTTTGTCGATGGAGCTGAAGCATGATCCAAGAACAGTTTAAAACGTATTAGTTTTTCTTACCCCATACTCAGCAATGGCGATAGTCTTTAAAACAACAAGGTCATAGCTATCCATGAAAGGCACCAGAACAATGTCACCAAAGAACTCGGCCTCCTTCTTCAGCTCCTCGTTGACCTCTTTTTTCCCATTCTGTAAACAAGTCTTCTATTAGAGTTTGCAGAAGTCAGCAATATAACTGTTAAGGTGTAGCAATCATCCACAAGTGCTTACCAGAGCGACGAAGAACCGGGCAACACTGTTAGATGATCTCCTTGTAGCAATCATCCATGACTTGCGAACGGCCATCCGCTCGGCGAAATGGTTGGCTGCAGAAAGGATGCCGATGAACAGCTCGACAGGTTCAGTCGGCAGAGGTGAGGCCTTCCACTGTTCAGACATTTCGAGGTATCGCTGTGGGTCGAAGCTAGGGTGTGATTTGGGCAGATGGGCGGCAGAAGTCGACTCGATGTCAAGGTCCCCGTTCAACGACAGGCCCGTCGCGTCCTCGAGATTGTAACCCTGTTAGTTAAATCCACAGATTGACAGCCCATCAGATAACAAGTTCTCCATCCATGAAATTATACTGTGTAAGTAACTAACGAGCAATCTCTGCAGAGGCATGGTAAAAATCTTACAGTGCGGTAAGGGAAGGATGCAACATGTCGCCCGTCGACATTGACATGGTAGCCCACGAGACCGGCTGTGATGGTTAGGACAAACAGCTTGCCCTCTGCAAAGGGGTATGCCTGATCGACAGAGACCTTGTCTGGCTCCGGCTTGCCGATCAAACTGTTGAGCAGCCACTTTATGTTTGACGAGTCCTCTGTCTTGGGGCCATCATCCCGAGTCCATTTCTCACACTTGACTTCCCCATCAACTGAATTTGGAATCAGTAGCAAGCAAGCAAATTGAGTGATGGAAATTGTGTTGGTTTTAACGAACAAATAACTTCCAAATGGAATACAGTACTATTCAATTTCCTAGCGAACGATGGGAGAAAAGTAAAATTCAGACTCTGCAATCGACGGAGCTCACCTCTGTCGTCGTCGGGCCGCGACGCCGGGCCCTCGCAGCGCTGTGGCAGAGCCCACTGCATGCGGTAGCAGGTGTTGAGCTCGATGACGGGGCGGCCGGTGAAGTCGCCTCTCATCCTGGGGTTGAAGTGGAGTATCCTGGGCGGCTCCTCCCCCTGCACGGCCTTGGTGCCCAGCAGCTCCACCATGAACTGCGACGACGCGGCCCCGTCCCTCCTCCTCGGCCGGGCCACCACGGTGACCCGCGAGCCGACGGCCATCCCGCACGGCAGCTCCACGGCCACCGGGGTGCTCGCGAGCCGGTCGCGTGGGACGGTGACGGCGGCGGGGCAGGACGCGGGGGCGGACGGGGAGGGGGAAggggatgaggaggaggaggcggcggaagGGGAGAGGAGGTGTGGCAGGAGGGGAGCCGCGGCGGCgaaggcggaggaggcggcggcgtcgatggaggaggcggaggaggaggaggagttggggCGGAAGCGGATGGAGGAGAGCGCGAGGCGGGAGCGGCGGGGCTGGTCGGGGGTCGGGAAGGTGCGCGTGTGTGGCCGGAGCGGCGCGGATGTcgtggaggaggcggaggagctggcctcgagctcgcggcggcgcgggcggtcgGCGGTGGCGAGCGGCGCGACGGAGACGGAGGGGAgctcgaggaagaggaggaagcaGAGGTACCCCGCCGCCGCGAGCATCAGGGCCAGCCGGCACGCGCGCTTCGGCGGCATGGCGATGGCGGTTCGCGTGGGCGTGGTGGTGGTCAGAGGAGGAGTAGCCGTTCGGGACTGGGTCCGCGGCCGGGGTGGGTTTATTGCGGACGGAAGGGAAGCGGGGGAGGAGTGGTGGCCGCGGGCGCGGGTCGTGTTTAAAGACCGGACCGGACCGTTGcgccggcggcggtggagggTGGTGGTGGGGATTCTGGCGGGCCCAGCGGCGCGGCGCAGTGGCTGACAGCGCGCAACGGCTTGTTTTGGCGTGGCGTATCGGCGGGTGAAGTGGGAAGAAAAACACGGCGAGCTCAGCTCGTGAGGAATGTGCGCCTGCCTGCTTGTTCATTTACACGCTCTAAACAAAGGAAGCATGCATGTGTGTCCATTTACACGTGACGTGCACACATACTACATACATAGGGCCTGCACGTGCGCTCTTTCGCGTGCCTGCTTGTTCTTTTGCGCCGGCGTCCACGGGACTGATGGGTTGATTTTCTTGGCCACGAAGGAAAGGTGGCTGCCTTTGTTGGGCGGCGtggccgtccgtccgtccatccgTCGATGGTTGAGGACGCGGCGACAGAAGGAAAAGGGCGGGGTCGGCGGGCCGAACCCG
This genomic window contains:
- the LOC109763188 gene encoding hydroxyproline O-galactosyltransferase GALT5, with the protein product MPPKRACRLALMLAAAGYLCFLLFLELPSVSVAPLATADRPRRRELEASSSASSTTSAPLRPHTRTFPTPDQPRRSRLALSSIRFRPNSSSSSASSIDAAASSAFAAAAPLLPHLLSPSAASSSSSPSPSPSAPASCPAAVTVPRDRLASTPVAVELPCGMAVGSRVTVVARPRRRDGAASSQFMVELLGTKAVQGEEPPRILHFNPRMRGDFTGRPVIELNTCYRMQWALPQRCEGPASRPDDDRVDGEVKCEKWTRDDGPKTEDSSNIKWLLNSLIGKPEPDKVSVDQAYPFAEGKLFVLTITAGLVGYHVNVDGRHVASFPYRTGYNLEDATGLSLNGDLDIESTSAAHLPKSHPSFDPQRYLEMSEQWKASPLPTEPVELFIGILSAANHFAERMAVRKSWMIATRRSSNSVARFFVALNGKKEVNEELKKEAEFFGDIVLVPFMDSYDLVVLKTIAIAEYGVRVVQAKYVMKCDDDTFVRIDAVLDQVKKVKNGGSMYVGNINYYHRPLRSGKWAVTYEEWEEEVYPPYANGPGYVISSDIAEYIVSEFDNQALRLFKMEDVSMGMWVQKFSKTRQPVEYLHDVKFFQAGCFDGYYTAHYQSPQHMICLWRKLQSGSAQCCNAR